A window from Nitrospira sp. ND1 encodes these proteins:
- a CDS encoding PAS domain S-box protein yields MQPLHQKSPLFESGLPLLLTVGIFVLDLSAPAGIDLWLLYAVPFTLIAVSSLGQIPRYFLGLVALLVLIGPVVSSAGPLPRSIGLNRLLGLGILGAVAALVARRRSSSASPDASTSLSSRAFTTARVERHQPEAGEVSDAEARARAESAVVGAVTGQRRAEAELHQDKLRFEGIVHSAMDAIITVDEAHKIVLFNQAAEKMFQWGAEEVLGRPLDRLLPERFRSTHHEHIREFGRSGITTRQMGALGMVMGVRANGEEFPIEAAISQIGVEGRRYYTVILRDITERRRLEQELAEREALLRAIIETEPECVKVLDLDGSVRTINAAGLAMIEATSSADIVGRDVCHLATAEFRSVYRDLIGKAGRGEAGRLEFQMVGLLGTPRWLDTHVVPLRSADGTITAVLGVTRDVTEWKKTEALLRQSEDRYRRLLAVLPDAILVNRENRIFFANEQGVRLFGARSAEEILGKSLYDLAHPDYHEMIDARIRHLLGPGNTVPEVEEKIVRLDGMSVDVAVRAARFQDEEGFGILVVLRDISLRKAAEQKLRESEERLQSLLGAMEDVIWSSSLDLSTMFYVSPSVMEIYGRPPDAFLARPSLWLEAVHPDDCVIAEQARQALSTMGEFDVEYRIVRLDGDLRWLHDRGRVIKDAKGRPLRIDGIASDITERKRLQAQLRRTERVAELGTVASGMAHEIGTPMNVILGRAEYLMERTKEEPVRKGLQTIVSQVERITRVMNQLLAFARRRPVEHRALDLRQTIEDNLEIFQERLSQSNISVETSFADACPLVHADSDQMSQVLINLVMNAIHAMPGGGVLKLSLAPDRGMVRLTVADTGHGMPRDVIAKVFDPFFTTKEFGKGTGLGLTVVKGIIEEHSGTIEVESEPERGTTFTICLPIDKS; encoded by the coding sequence GTGCAGCCCCTTCATCAGAAATCCCCGCTGTTCGAATCCGGCCTTCCATTGTTGTTGACGGTCGGGATCTTTGTCCTGGATCTGTCGGCGCCTGCCGGGATCGACCTGTGGCTGCTCTATGCGGTTCCGTTCACTCTGATCGCGGTGTCCTCACTCGGGCAGATTCCCCGCTATTTTCTAGGGCTGGTGGCGTTGCTGGTGCTCATCGGCCCTGTTGTATCCTCCGCCGGACCCCTGCCGCGCTCCATCGGCCTCAATCGTCTACTGGGCCTCGGGATCCTGGGGGCCGTGGCTGCGCTGGTTGCCCGCCGTCGGTCTTCTTCTGCGAGTCCGGATGCGAGCACAAGCTTGTCGTCCCGGGCGTTCACGACGGCGCGGGTTGAGCGGCATCAACCAGAGGCAGGCGAGGTTTCGGATGCGGAAGCGCGGGCCCGGGCTGAATCGGCGGTGGTCGGTGCGGTGACCGGACAACGTCGCGCCGAAGCAGAACTGCATCAGGACAAGCTCCGTTTCGAAGGCATCGTGCACTCGGCGATGGACGCGATCATTACCGTCGACGAAGCGCACAAAATCGTGCTGTTCAATCAGGCGGCCGAAAAGATGTTTCAGTGGGGCGCCGAGGAAGTGCTGGGGCGGCCTCTGGATCGACTGCTTCCCGAGCGTTTCCGTAGCACCCACCATGAGCATATCCGGGAGTTCGGCCGTTCCGGCATCACGACGCGCCAAATGGGTGCGCTGGGCATGGTGATGGGGGTGCGGGCCAACGGAGAGGAATTCCCGATCGAGGCCGCGATCTCGCAGATCGGTGTGGAAGGGAGGCGGTATTACACCGTCATCCTCCGCGACATTACGGAACGCCGGCGGCTCGAGCAGGAATTAGCGGAACGCGAGGCCCTGTTGCGGGCGATTATTGAGACCGAACCCGAATGTGTAAAGGTGCTTGATCTGGACGGCAGCGTTCGAACCATCAACGCCGCAGGGCTGGCCATGATCGAAGCAACGAGTAGTGCGGACATCGTCGGGCGGGATGTGTGCCACCTGGCCACGGCCGAGTTTCGGTCGGTCTACCGTGACCTGATCGGCAAGGCCGGGCGGGGGGAAGCGGGGCGACTGGAGTTTCAGATGGTCGGTCTCCTGGGGACTCCCCGATGGCTGGATACGCATGTGGTGCCGCTGCGATCAGCCGATGGCACCATTACGGCGGTCTTGGGTGTGACGCGCGATGTGACCGAGTGGAAAAAAACCGAGGCGCTGCTGCGCCAAAGCGAAGACCGGTATCGCCGGCTCCTGGCCGTCTTGCCCGATGCCATCCTGGTCAATCGCGAGAACCGGATCTTTTTCGCCAATGAACAAGGGGTGCGTTTGTTCGGGGCCCGATCGGCCGAGGAGATTCTCGGCAAGTCGCTGTATGACCTGGCGCATCCCGACTATCACGAGATGATCGATGCGCGGATCCGGCATCTTCTGGGGCCCGGGAACACGGTGCCCGAGGTCGAGGAAAAGATCGTGCGCTTGGACGGGATGAGTGTGGACGTGGCTGTCAGGGCTGCGCGGTTTCAGGATGAGGAGGGGTTCGGCATCCTGGTCGTCCTGCGGGACATTTCGCTTCGAAAAGCCGCCGAGCAGAAGTTGCGGGAGAGCGAAGAGCGGCTTCAAAGTTTATTGGGAGCGATGGAGGATGTCATCTGGTCGTCGTCGCTGGATCTATCCACGATGTTTTATGTCAGTCCGTCCGTGATGGAGATCTATGGCCGGCCGCCCGACGCGTTTTTAGCCAGGCCTTCGTTATGGCTGGAGGCCGTTCATCCCGACGATTGCGTGATTGCGGAACAGGCGCGACAGGCCCTCTCGACAATGGGGGAGTTCGATGTGGAGTATCGCATCGTCAGGCTCGACGGCGATCTGCGTTGGCTACACGACCGCGGGCGGGTCATCAAGGATGCCAAAGGCCGTCCGTTGCGCATCGACGGCATTGCCAGCGACATCACGGAGCGGAAGCGGTTGCAGGCGCAACTTCGCCGGACGGAGCGCGTGGCCGAACTGGGAACGGTGGCGTCCGGCATGGCGCATGAGATCGGCACACCCATGAACGTCATTCTGGGCCGGGCCGAATATCTGATGGAGCGCACGAAGGAGGAGCCGGTCAGGAAGGGGCTCCAAACCATCGTCAGTCAGGTCGAACGAATTACGCGGGTGATGAATCAGTTGCTGGCGTTTGCCCGGCGACGTCCGGTCGAACACCGTGCCTTGGACTTGCGCCAGACCATCGAGGACAACCTGGAAATTTTCCAGGAACGCCTGTCGCAAAGTAACATCAGCGTGGAAACCTCCTTTGCCGACGCCTGCCCCTTGGTGCATGCCGATTCCGATCAGATGAGTCAGGTCTTGATCAACCTGGTGATGAATGCGATCCATGCGATGCCCGGGGGAGGGGTTTTGAAGCTGTCACTGGCGCCGGACCGTGGCATGGTCCGGTTGACGGTGGCGGATACCGGCCACGGGATGCCCCGGGACGTGATCGCCAAGGTGTTCGACCCGTTTTTCACCACCAAGGAGTTCGGGAAGGGAACCGGGTTAGGTTTGACTGTGGTGAAGGGCATCATTGAGGAACACAGCGGAACGATTGAGGTGGAGAGTGAGCCTGAGCGGGGGACGACCTTCACCATTTGCCTGCCGATAGACAAGAGCTGA
- a CDS encoding sigma-54-dependent Fis family transcriptional regulator, whose translation MAGSHSQGTPFSPFTDPILAARLEALKLLADGLTDRVAVMDRDLNVVYANDAAWAKSGNPSAVAKPAKCYQAFVHMTDPCGTCPAESVFKTGEVLTVSCNASGDGTACGMHQAFPLVSSAGEVASILVLFHKRPEPLSIPASLPQQRLGRSRPERTESRLGDLVGASPAMNQLFEMIRLVADSSATVLIQGESGTGKELVARTIHQTSYRRDKPFVVVDCGALPETLLESELFGHVKGAFTGAAGAKSGLFEEADGGTIFLDEIADTSPTFQAKLLRVLQEGEIKRVGGTQPVKINVRVISATNKDLTDLVKAKAFRQDLYYRLAVLPVHLPPLRDRRVDIPLLVVKFIADSCQRHRQDLRQVNEEAMRALTAAPWPGNVRELQHYIERAVVTTTHSELTCADLVELGSHPQDTDLRTVGRGAARQAERVRILQALQQTSGNRVQAARVLKISRASLYNKLHEFGIQ comes from the coding sequence ATGGCCGGATCTCACTCACAGGGAACACCCTTTTCCCCCTTTACCGATCCGATTCTGGCCGCTCGGTTGGAAGCTCTGAAGCTCTTGGCCGACGGGCTGACCGACCGCGTGGCGGTGATGGATCGGGATCTCAATGTGGTCTATGCCAATGACGCCGCTTGGGCGAAGTCGGGGAATCCCTCTGCGGTCGCCAAGCCGGCCAAGTGTTATCAGGCTTTCGTTCACATGACAGACCCTTGCGGGACCTGTCCTGCTGAGTCGGTCTTTAAGACGGGGGAAGTGCTCACGGTCTCCTGCAACGCGTCGGGCGATGGGACTGCCTGCGGTATGCACCAGGCGTTTCCGCTCGTCTCGTCGGCAGGAGAGGTGGCCTCGATCCTCGTGCTCTTTCACAAGCGGCCGGAGCCGCTCAGCATTCCAGCGTCGCTGCCGCAGCAAAGGCTCGGTCGATCGCGCCCGGAACGGACCGAATCGAGATTGGGCGATCTGGTCGGCGCGAGTCCGGCCATGAATCAGCTGTTTGAAATGATCCGGTTGGTGGCCGACAGTTCAGCCACGGTGTTGATCCAGGGTGAAAGCGGCACGGGAAAGGAACTCGTGGCCCGGACCATTCACCAGACGAGCTATCGTCGCGACAAGCCTTTTGTGGTGGTCGATTGCGGGGCGCTCCCGGAAACGTTGCTGGAGAGTGAACTGTTCGGCCATGTCAAAGGAGCGTTTACCGGAGCAGCCGGGGCCAAGTCCGGGCTGTTTGAAGAGGCCGACGGGGGCACGATCTTTCTGGATGAGATAGCCGATACGTCTCCAACCTTCCAGGCTAAGCTTCTTCGAGTCTTGCAAGAAGGCGAGATCAAGCGAGTCGGCGGGACGCAGCCGGTCAAGATCAATGTCCGTGTCATCTCCGCCACCAATAAGGATCTGACTGACCTGGTCAAGGCCAAGGCATTTCGTCAGGACCTCTACTATCGGTTAGCCGTGTTGCCCGTTCATTTGCCGCCGCTCCGTGACCGGAGGGTGGACATTCCCTTGTTGGTCGTAAAATTTATTGCCGACTCCTGCCAGCGGCATCGGCAGGATTTGCGTCAGGTGAATGAAGAGGCCATGCGTGCCTTGACGGCTGCGCCTTGGCCCGGGAATGTCCGTGAGCTCCAGCATTATATCGAGCGAGCCGTGGTGACCACGACCCATTCGGAACTGACCTGTGCGGATCTGGTCGAACTGGGGAGTCACCCTCAGGATACCGACCTCAGGACGGTCGGCCGGGGCGCGGCGCGACAGGCCGAGCGGGTGCGTATCCTTCAGGCATTGCAGCAGACCTCCGGGAATAGGGTGCAAGCGGCTCGTGTCCTTAAAATCAGCCGGGCCAGTCTCTACAACAAGCTGCACGAATTCGGCATTCAGTAG
- a CDS encoding response regulator — protein MVTYSEGSNVESRTPAVLLVVEDDKDMRSLLCDELWGEGYQLREASNGEEGLAAVMRAAPDLIVTDLKMPAGGFDYVHRLRSCVPGCPIIVMTAFGDAQTKDEAMKNGATAYFDKPVRLSELKATVKQLLQHPGSRSEDGLLH, from the coding sequence ATGGTGACCTATTCCGAGGGCTCGAACGTGGAAAGTCGAACACCAGCGGTATTACTGGTGGTGGAAGACGACAAGGATATGCGGAGCTTGCTCTGCGACGAGTTGTGGGGAGAGGGATACCAATTGCGCGAGGCCAGCAACGGGGAAGAGGGGCTGGCGGCGGTCATGCGAGCGGCTCCCGATCTGATCGTGACCGACTTGAAAATGCCGGCCGGCGGTTTCGACTATGTCCATCGATTGAGGAGCTGTGTGCCCGGTTGTCCGATTATCGTCATGACCGCCTTTGGCGATGCCCAGACCAAGGACGAGGCGATGAAAAACGGCGCGACGGCCTACTTCGACAAGCCGGTCAGGCTGTCGGAACTGAAGGCGACGGTCAAGCAACTCCTGCAACATCCAGGAAGCCGGTCCGAGGATGGACTGCTGCACTGA